The following DNA comes from Oncorhynchus kisutch isolate 150728-3 unplaced genomic scaffold, Okis_V2 scaffold2107, whole genome shotgun sequence.
TCACATCTTGGCTATTTTGTGTAGATACCGGCACCGCACTACTGGATTTAGGGTACATCTCATCAGGATCATAGCATTTTGACAACCATTagaaacaaacaccattgtaaagtaCTCATTTTATTGAAACATGCTCAAGTCAAAGGACTTCATATCCATACTGGGGATAGTGGAAAGTGATGCACCCTTCAGGCCACCTACAATTAGATGGCTGTAGAGACAGAAAAGACAGCCATCCCTGGAACAGGTTGAAGAAGTGTTAGTAACATGCATCTCATTGCCGTTgggggatgttacagtaaaataaccagcacacacacacacctgacaagcAAAGTGTTCCAGACCATTACACCAACCAGTCAACTGAATACAGAACACAATGACAGATGAGTAGGTTACAGGTTCAAGTTCATTTGGCATCAAAGCTGATACAATTAAAAGCCAAGTGTAAACTATAGTCTTCAATGCCAAAATCACCAACCTTGTTCTACAGTAGGATATTTTACAAATTCACTGGGGATCCGGGTTTCAGAGTTTTCCACTATTGTGAGCGGTCCAAGAACAGAGTTTTGAACCAGGCCCTGGGGttctgagaaaaaatatatataagttaCTTCAAGCTGCAGTCCCATCAGAACCCATCAGCTCAAATGAATATGGAACTACAGTTAGTCAGGCTTGAAATGAGTGCCTCAAAATACCTGAATCCACACCCCTCTTCAACCGAGGCTTGCAACTCGAGTCACAGCACTTGCAGAGGTCACTTTGAGACGGGTCGTCCAGCAGCTCCCATCTATGAATAAAAAAAGTTTGCTGTTGCATTGGCACTAATGTCATTATGGTAGTTATGTGACCAATACTTACTCTCCAGTCTCTTTAATGTAGTGGCAGGCCTTCTTTTCTATATCAAAAACCTCAGGGTCCCATGCCACAAGCTTACAATGAATATACACCTGGGGTGAAATAAGAGAACAGTCAAGAGCTACAGTATGAAAACCAACCCAGTCATACCGAGAACTTGTGGTCCACTCACTTCCTCGCCTAGGCAAACTGGACAGTAACTGCAGGTAAAGGCAGATAGCAGACGGGTGGTACCCGTAGGCAGGAACCTGGAGTTCCCAGTCTTCCCATCTGCAAGGCAACTGAAAATGCATTGTGCAAATGAGCAGACAAACAGAACTTCCATCCAGCAAATAAGCTaactttaaaatgtattcaatacttTTCAACATTTGAGTAGGCCGTTTAGCGCTAGGCagtcaaaaaccaaaacgtgcaccctacATGGCCATAGCCAGGTCTGGTACAAACCCTTGTTGGTGATGATGGGGTACACCAGGCTCGCAGACTGCAGTTCTGGTGTTGTGGCCGCCACACACTCCTCCAAGAGCAGCAGCAAGGGCTGATGGTCCTTCTGATCCACTGCTGCCCAGATGGGGATGAAAGAGCCCAGGGGAAACAGGCTGCTCTTAGCCAGACCAGTAAGGTCTTCTACATGCAACAGAGGGGAAGGGGCGCAATGCTCATACGTACTGTACAGCCACAGGTTTCAACTAGCGTCGGGCAGTGTCCTCTGCTAGGAATTTCTTTACCAGGTAAGTAGCCTGAACATATTCTTACAATAATTGATGTTGTATGAGTCACTCACCATTGAGGAGTGCCATGTGGAAAACCAATCCTCCATGACC
Coding sequences within:
- the LOC116369256 gene encoding uncharacterized protein LOC116369256: MALLNEDLTGLAKSSLFPLGSFIPIWAAVDQKDHQPLLLLLEECVAATTPELQSASLVYPIITNKGCLADGKTGNSRFLPTGTTRLLSAFTCSYCPVCLGEEVYIHCKLVAWDPEVFDIEKKACHYIKETGEWELLDDPSQSDLCKCCDSSCKPRLKRGVDSEPQGLVQNSVLGPLTIVENSETRIPSEFVKYPTVEQVDWLV